The following coding sequences lie in one Maribacter forsetii DSM 18668 genomic window:
- a CDS encoding NAD(P)-dependent oxidoreductase produces MKNPTIGFIGLGLMGANMVENLQKRGFQLNVMDLNKDAVATVIARGNAKEAASPKELAENSDIIMFCLTTSAVVEKIVYGENGILEGIKEGTVLIDFGTSIPASTQKIGKDLAAKGAGMIDAPLGRTPAHAKDGLLNIMAAGDKDTFEKVKPILDVQGEHVFHLGPLGAGHTTKLINNFMGMTTVVAMSQAFAAAKLAGVDGQQLFDIMSSGPSNSPFMKFCKNYAVDNVSDLGFSIANANKDLGYFVQMMDDLGTESKVASATSASLQAAFDEGMASANVPEIFDYFVKLKK; encoded by the coding sequence ATGAAAAACCCTACTATCGGATTTATAGGACTCGGCCTAATGGGCGCCAACATGGTTGAGAACCTACAGAAAAGAGGTTTCCAACTAAATGTAATGGACCTTAACAAAGATGCAGTAGCAACTGTTATCGCTCGCGGTAATGCTAAAGAAGCTGCTTCTCCAAAAGAATTAGCTGAAAACAGCGACATTATAATGTTCTGTTTAACGACTTCTGCTGTTGTAGAAAAAATCGTTTATGGTGAAAATGGTATTCTTGAAGGTATTAAAGAAGGTACTGTTTTGATCGATTTTGGAACATCAATTCCTGCATCTACGCAAAAAATTGGTAAAGACCTTGCTGCAAAAGGCGCTGGTATGATTGATGCTCCACTTGGTCGTACACCGGCTCATGCAAAAGACGGATTGCTAAACATTATGGCTGCCGGTGATAAAGATACCTTTGAAAAGGTAAAACCTATATTAGATGTACAAGGAGAACATGTATTTCATTTAGGACCTCTAGGTGCTGGTCATACGACTAAGTTGATTAATAATTTTATGGGGATGACTACTGTTGTAGCTATGTCACAAGCTTTTGCAGCCGCTAAACTTGCTGGTGTAGACGGACAACAACTTTTTGATATTATGTCTTCTGGACCATCGAATTCACCGTTCATGAAATTTTGTAAAAACTACGCAGTAGACAATGTAAGTGATTTAGGTTTTTCTATCGCCAATGCGAATAAAGATCTTGGTTATTTTGTACAAATGATGGACGATCTTGGTACAGAATCTAAGGTTGCTTCTGCTACTTCTGCTAGCCTACAGGCTGCTTTTGATGAAGGTATGGCAAGTGCAAATGTCCCAGAAATCTTTGATTATTTCGTGAAGTTGAAGAAATAA